The Pseudomonas chlororaphis subsp. piscium genome contains the following window.
GCTGATCCGGGGTTATCCGCTAGCATGGGCGCTTCACTGTTCTGGAAGTGCTCATGCCCGCGCTGAACCACCCTCTGCCTCATCAAGAAACCCTGGCCAACGGCCTGCGGGTTTCACTGCACCACGTCCCTCGATTGAAGCGCTGCGCGGCGGCCCTGCGGGTCTCGGCCGGCAGTCACGACGTACCACTGGCCTGGCCCGGGCTGGCGCACTTTCTCGAACACCTGCTGTTTCTCGGCACCGAGCGCTTTCCCGCGGAACAGGGCCTGATGGCCTATGTGCAACGCCACGGCGGCCAAGTGAACGCCAGCACCGGCGAACGCCACACCGACTTTTTCTTCGAACTGCCCCCTGCGGATTTCGCCGCCGGGCTGGAGCGCCTGGCCGACATGCTCGCCCACCCGCGCATGAGCCAGGAAGACCAGCTGCGCGAGCGCGAGGTGCTGCACGCAGAGTTCATCGCCTGGTCGCGGGATGCCGCGGCGCAACAGCAGTTCGCCTTGCTCGACGGGCTGTCCGCGGAGCACCCGCTGCGGGCATTCCACGCTGGCAATCGCTACAGTCTCAAGGTGCCGCGCCCGGCGTTTCAACAGGCGTTGCAGGCCTTCTATCAGGCTCACTACCACAGCGGGCAAATGACCCTGAGCCTGGCTGGCCCACAATCCTTGGAGGAGCTGAAGGCCTTGGCACAAGGTTTTGGCGCCGCCCTCGCCACCGGTAAAGCGCATCCGCAAGACGCCCCCGTGCCCTTGCTGACATCTGCGCAGCCGCATTATCAGCAGTTCGAAGGGAACCACCTGAACCTGCTGTTCGCCTGCGAGCAACTGCCCACGGCCGCCCGCGAAGCGCTGGACTTTCTCTGCACCTGGCTGGCCTCCGGCAAACCCGGCGGACTGCTGGCCACGCTCAAGGAGCGCAAGCTGGTCGAAGGGCTGAAGGCCGCGCCGCTGTATCAGTTTGCCGGTCAGGCGTTGCTGCATGTCCAGTTCGACTTGACCGAGCAAGGCGCCCAACAACCGGAACAGGTGAGTGAGTGGCTCTTCGATTGGCTGGCCTTTTTCAGCAGCCAGGACGACTGGCCGGCCTTGCGTGACGAGTACGCCCTGCTGCAACAGCGCAAGCGCCAGGTGGCCAGCGCACTGGCATTGGCAAGACTGAACAACGAGCAGTTTGAACCGCAGTTATCCGACTGCGGCGTCACAGCCCTCAAGGCCCTGCTGTCGCAACTTCAACCCCCGCAGGCAGCCAGCAGCGATATCAGCTGGCAACTGCCTGCGCCCAATCCTTTCCTGCGCAGCTCGGCGCCAACCGCCCAGGCCGGCCTGATTCGCGGGCAGACCAGCGCCCACCGCGGCTTGCGGACCTTTGCCCAGGACCGCTTGCGCCAACGTCGCGAATCATCGGCCATGACTTTCAGCCAGCCCCTCGCCGATGACTCCGGCGAGGCCGCCCTGTACTTGCGCTGGCGCCTGCAAAGCGTATTGCCACAGGAGCTGCGCAGCCGCTTGCAAAGCCACCTGCGCAACCTGCGGGACGACGGACTTCAGGCGGGTGTCGAATTATCCTTCGGTGTCTCGGGCAACCAGTGTCTGTTGACGCTGAAAGGGCTTCCCGAACCGATGCCGGCCATGCTCCAGCAGGCTCTGCTGGAACTGAGCCAACCTGGCGTGGAGTTCTGGCAGATACCCCCAGCTGCTCCCCTACCGCTGCTGCCGATCCGCCAATTGCTCCAGGAACTGCCCGAGCGCTGCCTGGACATACCCACCTCCGAGGAGTTGCGTCCTCTGGATGAGCAAAACTGGCAAGCACTGTGGGATGACGCCCACTGGGATGGCCTGGCCATCGGCCTGGCCCATGCCCAAAGCGCGATCGGCATGGCATTGAGCAAAGCCCCGGGGACCGCCGACAGCCAGCTTTCAGCGCCGCCCTCGATAGCCGCGCAGCAGCACTGGCATGAGATCGCAACCGGCTCCGGCGAGCAGGCCCTGCTGCTGTTTTGCCCGGCACCGGACACCACCCTTCAGCAGGAAGCCAGCTGGCGGCTGCTGGGGCAACTTGGCCAGATGCCGTTCTATCAGCGCCTGCGGGTCGAGTTACAACTGGGCTATGCGGTGTTCAGCGGCGTACGGCAGATCAACGGCCAGACCGGCCTGCTGTTCGGCGTGCAGTCGCCCAGCGCTTCGCTGAGCGAGATCCTCGAGCATATCCGGGCGTTCCTGACGCAGTTGCCCGAGTTGATCGAGGCACTGGATGACGCCTCCCTGGACGACTTGAAA
Protein-coding sequences here:
- the pqqF gene encoding pyrroloquinoline quinone biosynthesis protein PqqF gives rise to the protein MPALNHPLPHQETLANGLRVSLHHVPRLKRCAAALRVSAGSHDVPLAWPGLAHFLEHLLFLGTERFPAEQGLMAYVQRHGGQVNASTGERHTDFFFELPPADFAAGLERLADMLAHPRMSQEDQLREREVLHAEFIAWSRDAAAQQQFALLDGLSAEHPLRAFHAGNRYSLKVPRPAFQQALQAFYQAHYHSGQMTLSLAGPQSLEELKALAQGFGAALATGKAHPQDAPVPLLTSAQPHYQQFEGNHLNLLFACEQLPTAAREALDFLCTWLASGKPGGLLATLKERKLVEGLKAAPLYQFAGQALLHVQFDLTEQGAQQPEQVSEWLFDWLAFFSSQDDWPALRDEYALLQQRKRQVASALALARLNNEQFEPQLSDCGVTALKALLSQLQPPQAASSDISWQLPAPNPFLRSSAPTAQAGLIRGQTSAHRGLRTFAQDRLRQRRESSAMTFSQPLADDSGEAALYLRWRLQSVLPQELRSRLQSHLRNLRDDGLQAGVELSFGVSGNQCLLTLKGLPEPMPAMLQQALLELSQPGVEFWQIPPAAPLPLLPIRQLLQELPERCLDIPTSEELRPLDEQNWQALWDDAHWDGLAIGLAHAQSAIGMALSKAPGTADSQLSAPPSIAAQQHWHEIATGSGEQALLLFCPAPDTTLQQEASWRLLGQLGQMPFYQRLRVELQLGYAVFSGVRQINGQTGLLFGVQSPSASLSEILEHIRAFLTQLPELIEALDDASLDDLKANLAAQFDARALPVAQLAELLWQGRLAGHPSDYLEQLQQEIMAATQPQLLLAAEQLQQAQGGWHCLANGACLGEPWRAAK